One window of Populus nigra chromosome 5, ddPopNigr1.1, whole genome shotgun sequence genomic DNA carries:
- the LOC133693486 gene encoding pollen-specific protein C13-like, which produces MARVLLLLALCVLPALVRAARPARNPFVVQGSVYCDTCLAGFETSKTTNIAGAKVRLECKDRKTQDLVYSKEGTTDSTGKYTITVDEDHEDQICDCMLVSSPRKDCRSPSAGRDRARVILTNNNGLVSTTRYANAMGFMAAQPMSGCTELLRLYQEYED; this is translated from the exons ATGGCTCGAGTGCTTTTGTTGCTTGCTCTATGTGTGCTACCAGCCCTCGTAAGAGCTGCTCGCCCAGCGAGAAACCCATTTGTGGTTCAAGGGAGCGTCTACTGTGACACTTGCCTTGCTGGTTTTGAAACCTCCAAGACCACTAACATTGCAg GTGCCAAGGTTAGACTGGAATGCAAGGACAGAAAGACACAAGATCTTGTCTACAGCAAGGAAGGAACAACAGACTCAACTGGAAAATACACCATCACTGTTGATGAGGACCATGAGGATCAGATTTGCGATTGCATGCTAGTTAGCAGCCCCCGGAAGGACTGCCGATCACCATCTGCTGGCCGTGATCGTGCCCGTGTTATCTTAACCAATAACAATGGACTTGTGTCAACTACCCGTTATGCCAATGCTATGGGCTTCATGGCAGCACAGCCCATGTCTGGCTGCACTGAGCTTCTCAGGTTATACCAGGAGTACGAAGATTAG